The Aquiluna sp. KACHI24 genome contains a region encoding:
- a CDS encoding carbonic anhydrase, with protein sequence MSVTDQYLENNKKYAASFQGPLPLPPSKQVAVVACMDARLNVYGALGLNEGEAHVIRNAGGVITEDEIRSLAISQRLLGTKEIILIHHTDCGMLTFTDDGFKASIQEELGQKPAWAAEAFSDLDADVRQSISRIKNSPFIPKKDSIRGFVFDVATGLLNEVK encoded by the coding sequence ATGTCAGTCACCGATCAGTATCTAGAGAACAACAAGAAATACGCAGCCAGCTTTCAAGGACCGCTTCCCCTGCCACCGAGCAAGCAAGTGGCGGTTGTTGCCTGCATGGATGCTCGCCTAAATGTGTATGGAGCGCTTGGGCTAAACGAAGGTGAAGCTCACGTTATTCGCAATGCTGGTGGAGTAATTACTGAAGACGAGATTCGCTCGCTGGCTATCTCGCAGCGCCTGCTTGGTACCAAGGAGATCATTCTTATCCACCACACTGATTGCGGCATGCTCACCTTCACCGACGATGGCTTCAAGGCTTCAATCCAAGAGGAGCTCGGTCAGAAACCAGCCTGGGCAGCGGAGGCCTTTAGTGACTTGGATGCTGACGTGAGACAGTCAATCTCTCGAATCAAGAACAGCCCGTTTATCCCGAAGAAGGATTCAATCCGCGGCTTTGTCTTTGACGTCGCAACCGGATTACTGAACGAGGTCAAGTAG
- a CDS encoding ABC transporter ATP-binding protein: MAEKDKLPESQLSTAKTLWRLVPYAKKALPRISFGILAAIAAHMFALAIPQFLQNLVNSLVSGGYDALFPAVGLILLMGVAEAIFVLLRRWLVLTPGTHVEAGMRNALYAKLQDLPVSFHDRWPSGQLLSRAVSDLSLIRRWLSFGLVLFIANFLTIVVGMLILFSYSIWLGLIFFLVSIPIWVIGFKFEKQYGEIARKSQDQSGDLATRVEESVHGVRVLKAFGRGPFAAKQFSEQAFELKQTEITKAKAVANLWRYLIMLPEIAVGLSMLAGVYLVSQGDLSVGGLVAFFATTIALRWPTESLGFLLSMTLEAKSATQRFFEVMDESIQISDPQHPKTIDRPMGLLEFRDVHFRYPDTPANKPDLLNGIDLTLLPGESVALIGITGSGKTTLTALTTRLHEVTSGQILLDGTDIRDLSRAELRAHLAMAFEDATLFSLPIRENILLGRPDANEEDLAQAIEIAQAQFVYDLPNGLDTTLGEEGLSLSGGQRQRIALARAVAAKPKVLILDDPLSALDVDTEAMVEDALRHVLTTTTALIVAHRPSTVMLADKVALLEEGRITAFGTHQELLKSSDHYRYVISSLEQEAKEREVNL, encoded by the coding sequence GTGGCAGAGAAAGATAAATTGCCTGAATCTCAGCTAAGCACGGCCAAGACTCTTTGGCGGTTGGTGCCATACGCAAAAAAGGCTCTGCCTCGAATCAGCTTTGGAATCCTGGCCGCTATCGCCGCTCACATGTTTGCCCTGGCAATCCCGCAGTTTTTGCAGAACCTCGTGAACTCTCTAGTTTCAGGTGGTTACGACGCCCTGTTCCCGGCGGTTGGACTAATCCTTTTGATGGGTGTAGCAGAGGCAATCTTTGTGCTTTTGCGTAGATGGCTTGTCCTTACCCCGGGCACCCACGTTGAGGCGGGCATGCGCAATGCGCTGTATGCAAAATTGCAAGACCTACCGGTCTCGTTCCATGATCGCTGGCCTTCAGGGCAGCTACTTTCCAGAGCTGTTTCAGACCTGAGTCTGATTCGAAGATGGCTAAGTTTTGGTTTAGTGCTGTTTATCGCAAACTTCCTCACCATCGTGGTTGGCATGCTGATTTTGTTCAGCTATTCAATTTGGTTGGGGCTGATCTTTTTCTTGGTTTCGATTCCGATCTGGGTAATCGGATTCAAGTTTGAAAAGCAATATGGCGAGATTGCTCGTAAGTCTCAGGATCAGTCCGGAGACCTGGCAACTAGAGTGGAAGAGTCCGTTCACGGCGTCAGAGTTTTGAAGGCTTTTGGCCGCGGTCCATTTGCGGCAAAGCAGTTCTCGGAACAGGCTTTCGAACTCAAGCAAACTGAAATTACCAAGGCCAAGGCGGTGGCTAACCTCTGGCGTTACCTGATCATGCTGCCCGAAATTGCAGTTGGTCTTTCGATGCTGGCCGGTGTCTACTTGGTATCGCAAGGGGATTTGAGCGTTGGTGGCTTGGTCGCATTCTTTGCCACCACCATCGCACTGCGCTGGCCCACTGAATCACTTGGCTTTTTGCTGTCGATGACACTCGAGGCCAAGAGTGCGACTCAGCGCTTTTTCGAGGTCATGGATGAGTCGATCCAGATCTCAGACCCACAGCACCCAAAGACAATTGATCGGCCGATGGGGCTCTTGGAGTTTCGGGATGTTCATTTCCGCTACCCAGACACTCCCGCGAATAAACCTGATTTGCTCAACGGCATTGATCTGACACTGTTACCCGGAGAGTCAGTTGCCCTGATTGGAATCACCGGATCCGGCAAGACAACGTTGACTGCCCTCACCACCAGGTTGCATGAGGTGACCTCGGGTCAGATCTTGCTCGATGGCACCGACATCCGAGATCTTTCCAGGGCAGAGCTAAGAGCGCACCTAGCGATGGCCTTCGAAGATGCCACTTTGTTCTCGCTACCGATTAGGGAGAACATCTTGCTCGGGCGTCCCGATGCCAACGAGGAAGATTTGGCACAGGCGATCGAGATTGCCCAGGCTCAATTTGTCTATGACCTGCCAAATGGTCTCGACACAACTTTGGGTGAAGAGGGCTTGAGCCTCTCTGGCGGTCAGCGCCAGCGCATCGCACTGGCAAGAGCAGTTGCCGCTAAGCCAAAAGTCTTGATCTTGGATGATCCACTGTCAGCGCTAGATGTTGATACCGAAGCGATGGTTGAGGATGCGCTGAGGCACGTGCTCACCACCACCACGGCTTTGATTGTTGCGCACCGTCCATCAACCGTGATGCTCGCGGACAAGGTGGCACTTTTGGAAGAGGGGCGCATCACCGCCTTTGGGACTCACCAGGAGCTCTTGAAATCGAGTGATCACTACCGCTATGTGATCTCATCCTTAGAACAAGAGGCAAAAGAGCGGGAGGTGAATCTGTGA
- a CDS encoding ABC transporter ATP-binding protein has protein sequence MNLKGTNNEEQTDLSKEESRYIRARSRKLLFSMLSPMKRRLGLAATLVLFSTAMRVAGPALIALGIDWALPQAIEGRTGSLWLVVSGYLSAALLSAVLVYYFLMITAKVSQKMLFELRNRMFVHTQKLSVEFHERYTAGRVIARQTSDLESIKELLAGGMGQLVVGLLFMLFTAIALLLLDPISFLVLLVSLLPLGILTRWFQVQTNLGYRKQRVASAKLIQYFVETMTGIRAVKAFRKEKRNEQHFGGLVEDYRGYNARLIQLFGIYDPGLILIGNITVAAVLLVGGLRVIEGDLGIGVLTAAILYAKRFFDPMEDIAIFYNSYQSASSALEKISGVLEEEPSVPEPKTPMSLEKAKGAINFRGVEFKYNTGPVVLKKLDLEIPAGQTIALVGTTGAGKSTLAKLISRFYDPSAGHVQIDGVDLRDVANTDLRREVVMVTQEAYLFSGSVADNILLGRPEASFEDVVAAAKAVGADEFIRSLPDGYDTDVNKRGGRVSAGQRQLISFARAFLANPAVLILDEATSSLDIPSERMVQQGLKTLLAGRTAIIIAHRLSTVSIADRVLVMEHGEVIEDGSPTQLASGTGKFAKLYKAWKDSLV, from the coding sequence GTGAACCTAAAGGGCACCAACAACGAGGAGCAGACAGATCTCTCCAAAGAGGAATCTCGCTACATCCGAGCCCGCTCACGCAAGCTTTTGTTTTCGATGCTCAGCCCCATGAAGCGAAGGCTGGGCCTGGCCGCGACTTTGGTTTTGTTCTCCACCGCGATGCGAGTTGCCGGACCGGCGCTAATCGCACTTGGCATCGACTGGGCCTTGCCCCAAGCTATCGAGGGTCGAACCGGATCACTGTGGTTGGTGGTTTCTGGTTACCTTTCCGCTGCACTGCTCTCAGCGGTCTTGGTCTATTACTTCTTGATGATCACCGCCAAGGTCTCGCAAAAGATGCTGTTCGAGCTGCGTAATCGCATGTTTGTGCACACCCAAAAACTCTCCGTCGAGTTCCACGAGCGCTACACCGCCGGACGTGTGATTGCTCGTCAAACCTCGGACCTCGAGTCGATCAAGGAGCTTTTGGCCGGTGGCATGGGTCAGCTGGTAGTGGGGCTTTTGTTCATGCTCTTCACTGCTATCGCATTGCTACTGCTGGACCCGATTTCGTTCTTGGTGCTATTGGTTTCGCTGCTACCGCTCGGTATTTTGACCAGGTGGTTCCAGGTTCAAACCAATCTCGGTTATCGCAAGCAACGAGTCGCTTCAGCAAAACTGATTCAGTACTTTGTCGAGACCATGACCGGTATTCGAGCAGTGAAGGCGTTCCGAAAGGAAAAACGCAACGAGCAGCACTTCGGTGGTTTGGTCGAGGATTACCGCGGCTACAACGCTCGCCTGATTCAGCTCTTCGGTATTTATGACCCTGGTCTAATCCTGATTGGAAACATCACGGTTGCCGCGGTGCTGTTGGTTGGTGGTCTGCGAGTCATTGAGGGTGATCTTGGAATTGGTGTTCTAACCGCAGCAATTTTGTATGCCAAGCGCTTCTTCGATCCGATGGAAGATATCGCCATCTTCTACAACTCTTACCAGTCGGCATCAAGCGCGCTTGAGAAGATCTCTGGGGTGCTGGAGGAAGAGCCTTCGGTACCAGAACCAAAGACTCCAATGTCACTCGAGAAGGCAAAGGGTGCAATCAACTTCCGCGGCGTTGAATTCAAATACAACACCGGCCCAGTGGTTTTGAAAAAGCTTGATCTCGAAATTCCTGCAGGTCAGACAATTGCCCTGGTCGGCACCACCGGAGCGGGCAAGTCGACGCTTGCCAAGCTAATCTCTCGCTTCTATGACCCAAGTGCCGGGCACGTTCAGATTGACGGTGTTGATCTCAGAGATGTTGCGAACACCGACCTCAGGCGCGAGGTGGTGATGGTGACTCAGGAGGCTTATCTCTTCTCCGGTTCAGTGGCAGACAACATCTTGCTGGGTCGTCCAGAAGCGAGCTTCGAAGATGTTGTTGCCGCCGCCAAGGCGGTGGGAGCAGATGAGTTCATTCGCTCACTACCTGATGGCTATGACACCGATGTGAATAAGCGCGGTGGCAGGGTTAGTGCAGGCCAAAGACAGCTGATTTCATTTGCCAGAGCATTCTTGGCCAACCCCGCTGTGCTGATTCTGGATGAGGCAACCAGTTCGTTGGACATCCCATCGGAGCGCATGGTGCAGCAGGGCTTGAAGACTCTTTTGGCAGGTAGAACCGCGATCATCATCGCTCACCGACTCTCCACTGTCTCGATCGCTGATCGAGTTCTGGTTATGGAGCACGGCGAGGTAATCGAAGATGGTTCACCAACGCAGCTGGCCTCAGGAACCGGCAAGTTTGCCAAGCTATACAAGGCTTGGAAAGACTCCCTGGTCTAG
- a CDS encoding alpha-amylase family protein produces the protein MHSRLKSIASLLIAALALSGCSSQQSQPEGYVDQVGVQLFMYNWDSVANECEYLGEIGVDWALVAPPQEHILGDTWWTIYQPVSYQLESRFGTREEFAQMVKTCGDNGVDIIADAVINHMANNNGFGFAGTEFTKYDYPGLYSLEDFHDCNLTFDDSIQNYSDKAEVQTCELLGLPDLDQSRPNVQEKILAYLNDLISLGVKGFRFDAAKHMAAEDLQTIVDQLPAGTRIIHEVIRGAGEPIQPEDYLGSGDAWEFTYAHALKSYMEMEMMVPEGLDLRYIGHVPSESAVSFVSNHDTERNGKTLNYNNMVDFELATMLLLAENYGQPMLYSSYAFAGHDDGPNQTEAGVDDVSCEVDESGHSAVKDGYAPGEWICQHRFASTKAMLKFRSAVIGTSVDQVYQVDSSFGFSRGDKALFVMNVSSTQEAAIEMATSLKDGEYLDVLSGEKYEVSGGKFVTNLPAKSAIALIKG, from the coding sequence ATGCACTCAAGATTGAAGTCCATCGCCAGTTTGCTCATTGCCGCACTTGCTCTGAGCGGCTGTTCCTCGCAGCAATCTCAACCTGAGGGTTATGTTGATCAGGTCGGTGTTCAGCTATTTATGTATAACTGGGACTCGGTGGCCAACGAGTGCGAGTACCTCGGCGAGATCGGCGTTGATTGGGCATTGGTCGCACCCCCGCAGGAGCACATTCTTGGAGACACCTGGTGGACTATCTACCAACCGGTGAGCTACCAGCTCGAGAGCCGTTTTGGCACCCGCGAAGAGTTCGCTCAGATGGTCAAGACCTGCGGCGATAACGGGGTCGACATCATTGCTGACGCGGTCATTAACCACATGGCCAACAACAACGGTTTTGGCTTCGCCGGCACCGAGTTCACCAAGTATGACTACCCCGGTCTTTACTCACTCGAAGACTTCCACGATTGCAACCTCACCTTTGACGACTCAATCCAGAACTACTCGGATAAAGCTGAGGTTCAAACCTGCGAACTCTTGGGTCTACCAGACCTAGATCAATCAAGACCAAACGTGCAGGAAAAAATTCTCGCCTACTTGAATGACCTGATTTCTCTTGGAGTCAAGGGCTTCCGTTTTGATGCTGCAAAGCACATGGCGGCTGAGGACCTACAGACCATCGTCGACCAATTGCCAGCGGGAACCAGGATCATCCACGAGGTTATTCGCGGAGCGGGTGAGCCGATCCAGCCCGAGGATTACCTGGGCTCTGGAGACGCCTGGGAGTTCACCTACGCCCACGCCCTCAAGAGCTACATGGAGATGGAGATGATGGTCCCCGAAGGTTTGGACCTTCGCTACATCGGTCACGTTCCGAGTGAGAGCGCAGTTTCATTCGTGTCAAACCATGACACTGAGCGCAACGGCAAGACTCTCAACTACAACAACATGGTCGATTTCGAACTCGCGACCATGTTGCTGCTAGCCGAGAACTATGGTCAACCGATGCTCTATTCCTCCTACGCCTTCGCAGGTCATGACGATGGCCCCAATCAGACTGAGGCAGGCGTTGACGATGTCAGCTGCGAGGTTGACGAGTCTGGCCACAGCGCCGTAAAGGACGGCTATGCACCCGGAGAGTGGATTTGTCAGCACCGGTTCGCATCAACCAAGGCAATGCTGAAATTCAGGTCCGCAGTCATCGGAACCTCGGTCGATCAGGTTTACCAGGTTGACTCCAGCTTTGGATTCTCAAGAGGCGACAAGGCGCTGTTTGTCATGAATGTCTCCAGCACTCAAGAGGCAGCCATCGAAATGGCAACCAGCTTGAAGGATGGCGAATACCTGGATGTGCTCTCGGGTGAGAAGTACGAGGTTTCGGGAGGCAAGTTCGTGACCAACCTGCCAGCCAAGAGCGCTATCGCGCTTATCAAGGGCTAG
- a CDS encoding NADP-dependent isocitrate dehydrogenase has protein sequence MSKIKVVGKVVELDGDEMTRIIWQDIKDNLILPFLDVELEYYDLSVENRDATDDQVTIDAAHAIKQHGVGVKCATITPDEARVTEFGLKKMWKSPNGTIRNILDGVVFREPIIISNVPRLVPGWTKPIIIGRHAHGDQYKATDFKVPGKGTVTITWTPADGSEGQTWTVAEYPEHGGVAMGMYNYMDSIRDFARASFNYGLARNYPVYMSTKNTILKAYDGAFKDAFQEVFDAEYKDRFAAAGLTYEHRLIDDMVAASLKWEGGYVWACKNYDGDVQSDTVAQGFGSLGLMTSVLTTPDGKTALAEAAHGTVTRHYREWQKGNKTSTNPIASIFAWTRGLMHRAKLDGTPEVQHFAETLEDVIIKTVEAGHMTKDLAALVGKQQAWQTTEEFMATLAQNLKARLG, from the coding sequence ATGAGCAAAATCAAGGTGGTTGGCAAGGTCGTCGAACTAGACGGCGACGAGATGACCCGCATCATCTGGCAGGACATCAAGGACAACCTAATCCTCCCCTTCCTAGACGTAGAACTTGAGTACTACGACCTATCGGTCGAGAACCGCGATGCAACCGATGACCAGGTAACCATCGACGCAGCACACGCAATCAAGCAGCACGGTGTTGGTGTGAAGTGCGCCACCATCACCCCAGACGAGGCTCGTGTTACCGAGTTTGGTTTGAAGAAGATGTGGAAGAGCCCAAACGGCACCATTCGTAACATCCTTGACGGAGTGGTTTTCCGCGAGCCAATCATCATCTCTAACGTGCCAAGACTCGTGCCTGGTTGGACTAAGCCAATCATCATCGGTCGTCACGCTCACGGTGACCAGTACAAGGCAACTGACTTCAAGGTTCCAGGCAAGGGCACTGTTACCATCACCTGGACCCCAGCTGATGGTTCCGAGGGCCAGACTTGGACTGTTGCCGAGTACCCAGAACACGGTGGTGTTGCAATGGGTATGTACAACTACATGGATTCAATCCGTGACTTCGCTCGTGCCTCATTCAACTACGGCCTGGCTCGCAACTACCCGGTTTACATGTCAACCAAGAACACCATCTTGAAGGCCTACGACGGTGCGTTCAAGGACGCCTTCCAGGAGGTATTTGACGCCGAGTACAAGGACCGCTTTGCAGCCGCCGGTCTCACCTACGAGCATCGCCTGATCGATGACATGGTTGCCGCATCCCTAAAGTGGGAGGGTGGCTACGTCTGGGCCTGCAAGAACTACGACGGTGACGTACAGTCCGACACCGTTGCTCAGGGCTTTGGCTCCCTAGGCCTGATGACCTCGGTGCTCACCACTCCGGATGGCAAGACCGCTTTGGCCGAGGCAGCTCACGGCACCGTGACCCGTCATTACCGCGAGTGGCAGAAGGGCAACAAGACCTCGACCAACCCGATCGCATCGATCTTCGCTTGGACCCGAGGCCTAATGCACCGCGCCAAGCTTGATGGCACCCCAGAGGTTCAGCACTTTGCAGAGACCTTGGAGGATGTAATCATCAAGACTGTTGAGGCTGGTCACATGACCAAGGACCTTGCCGCACTGGTTGGCAAGCAGCAGGCTTGGCAGACCACCGAGGAGTTCATGGCAACCCTCGCTCAGAACCTAAAGGCTCGTTTGGGCTAG
- a CDS encoding glycine-rich protein: MKKLHALFVALLPIAALPVMPAQAALECDNGFCVQSFYYTGTPQVFEVPDGIGAIRYEIYGASGARGGAGALAQGYLQNLPDQLIIQVGGAGGLGANRPGGYNGGGASGGSRNNEGAGGGASDIRLDSSLESRIVVAGGGGGGGGFAGGAGGAGGLVGSNGTDGQGLAGKGGTASQGGDAGVNNSFGVMPTSGLFGVGGAGGFGLHAGGGGGGGGWYGGGGGGGDDDETGSDGGGGGGGSSYAHPDYVTNSSFESGLNWGHGRVMLYYQMVPSVLAFSGAQTNLTEMSFDLVMNQNIQNLSVDDFEFALGSCQVNRVAINLNTANIRLRNCSGGDIGLTLKAGSVGEWELGPLTAQTAYAHNDLFGPTLRMTQPSQRYSASAVVIPITYSELVPTLESFNLPDCQAELTLENLILSSCSEGVKTVSVLGSVSNDSWGNVGPSLQSVSFEVDLTPPTFSHIATFSGVTTFSYQLMLQFSETVEIALDAISVSSSMSCSQEVNAQTQLCGHGSLSWSVNLALITDLVGNPVGEGLVRFDLENPVPELESIPNTPAPEPGAVNPTPVPVQPEPVAPPAEPQPTGPAIVIEPTPEPAPATESGSISQAVTQSEEVTESESVKVEPGSDSEEVELPVVDSSGSWEEFESIEVAVLQELEAPSDPLRTAQSQQAIGHVSDADTEIVPSTATPAEPEPQIQTVVSGPQLELQKEGSWPWLEVAIASLLLGLIGYGAYRTIGK; the protein is encoded by the coding sequence ATGAAAAAACTTCATGCCCTATTTGTTGCCTTACTTCCAATCGCCGCGCTCCCAGTGATGCCCGCTCAGGCCGCACTGGAATGCGACAACGGCTTTTGTGTCCAGTCCTTCTACTACACCGGCACCCCTCAAGTTTTTGAGGTTCCCGATGGCATCGGAGCAATTCGCTACGAGATCTATGGAGCCTCTGGAGCTCGCGGCGGAGCCGGAGCCTTAGCTCAGGGTTACCTGCAGAACCTGCCAGATCAGTTGATCATCCAAGTCGGCGGTGCTGGTGGCCTGGGAGCCAATCGACCCGGTGGATACAACGGAGGCGGTGCCTCGGGTGGATCAAGAAACAATGAGGGTGCAGGTGGCGGTGCGTCCGACATTCGTTTGGACTCCTCGCTCGAGAGTCGAATTGTTGTCGCCGGCGGCGGAGGAGGCGGCGGCGGTTTTGCCGGAGGTGCAGGTGGGGCCGGTGGCCTAGTCGGATCCAACGGCACGGACGGCCAAGGCCTAGCTGGAAAGGGTGGTACCGCCTCTCAAGGCGGTGATGCTGGTGTGAACAACTCCTTCGGGGTCATGCCAACATCTGGCCTATTCGGTGTTGGAGGAGCTGGTGGTTTCGGTCTTCACGCCGGAGGTGGCGGCGGTGGTGGCGGCTGGTACGGCGGTGGTGGCGGCGGCGGTGACGACGATGAGACTGGGTCTGACGGCGGGGGCGGTGGTGGCGGATCGTCATACGCGCATCCCGATTACGTGACCAACTCAAGCTTCGAATCTGGTCTCAACTGGGGGCATGGGCGAGTCATGCTCTACTACCAAATGGTTCCCTCAGTTCTAGCTTTCTCCGGTGCGCAAACCAATCTCACCGAGATGTCTTTCGACCTGGTCATGAACCAAAACATTCAAAACTTAAGTGTTGATGACTTTGAATTTGCCCTCGGAAGCTGCCAGGTAAACCGGGTTGCCATCAACCTAAACACCGCGAACATCAGACTGCGCAATTGCTCTGGCGGAGACATTGGCTTGACGCTAAAGGCGGGTTCCGTTGGAGAGTGGGAGCTCGGTCCCCTCACCGCCCAAACTGCCTATGCGCACAATGACCTATTCGGTCCGACCCTGCGCATGACCCAGCCCTCCCAGCGCTACTCGGCTTCTGCAGTGGTAATCCCAATCACTTACTCCGAGTTGGTTCCGACCCTCGAATCTTTTAATCTGCCAGATTGTCAGGCCGAGCTAACCCTGGAGAACCTAATACTCAGTTCGTGCTCGGAAGGCGTGAAAACCGTCTCGGTGTTGGGCTCAGTTTCGAATGATTCCTGGGGCAATGTCGGACCTTCACTTCAAAGCGTCAGCTTTGAAGTGGACCTCACTCCGCCAACATTTAGTCACATCGCAACCTTTAGCGGCGTCACCACATTTAGCTACCAACTCATGCTGCAATTCAGCGAGACTGTCGAGATTGCACTTGACGCCATTAGCGTCTCGAGCAGCATGAGTTGCTCTCAGGAGGTGAATGCTCAAACCCAGCTGTGTGGTCATGGATCCTTGAGTTGGAGTGTGAACCTGGCTTTGATCACAGACCTAGTCGGTAACCCAGTTGGGGAGGGGTTGGTTCGATTTGACCTTGAGAACCCAGTCCCGGAACTAGAGTCGATTCCGAATACGCCAGCGCCGGAACCTGGGGCGGTGAACCCCACACCTGTGCCAGTTCAACCAGAACCTGTTGCACCGCCTGCAGAACCGCAGCCAACCGGCCCGGCGATTGTGATTGAACCAACACCTGAACCAGCTCCTGCAACTGAATCAGGCAGCATTTCCCAAGCAGTCACCCAGTCTGAAGAGGTAACCGAATCAGAATCGGTGAAGGTCGAACCTGGTTCGGACTCAGAGGAAGTCGAGTTACCCGTTGTTGACTCAAGTGGTTCATGGGAGGAGTTTGAGTCAATTGAGGTGGCAGTGTTGCAGGAGCTTGAAGCTCCAAGCGATCCCCTGAGGACAGCGCAATCCCAGCAAGCCATAGGCCATGTATCGGATGCGGACACAGAGATCGTCCCGTCAACTGCAACTCCTGCGGAGCCGGAGCCTCAGATTCAGACGGTAGTTTCAGGACCACAGTTGGAACTTCAGAAAGAGGGAAGTTGGCCCTGGCTTGAGGTGGCCATCGCAAGCTTGCTGCTTGGACTGATTGGCTATGGTGCCTATCGAACTATCGGAAAATGA
- the purU gene encoding formyltetrahydrofolate deformylase, translating into MSTKEHWVLTFICPDQPGIVHAISGAVVGIGGNITESKQYTSLDTGRFFMRLQIEADITKADFEKQFEAIATKFQMEYTLDFVGRPMKTIVLVSKAGHCLNDLLYRQHSGLLPIEVPMVFGNHPDLASIAGFYSIPFEHNKIETAIDKALFEKRLREFIRENEIELIVLARYMQILSPEFCKEFEGKIINIHHSFLPGFKGANPYAQAHARGVKLIGATAHFVTEDLDEGPIIEQNVTRVEHSDSKQHLVQIGQDAESKTLTQAVKWFAEHRVLLDGQRTIIFR; encoded by the coding sequence ATGTCGACTAAGGAACACTGGGTTCTCACCTTCATTTGCCCAGACCAACCGGGAATCGTTCACGCCATCTCTGGAGCGGTGGTTGGAATCGGCGGCAACATCACCGAGTCGAAGCAATACACCTCACTAGATACCGGTCGCTTCTTCATGCGTCTGCAGATTGAAGCGGACATCACCAAGGCTGATTTTGAGAAGCAGTTCGAGGCCATCGCAACCAAGTTCCAGATGGAGTACACCCTAGATTTTGTGGGTCGCCCAATGAAGACCATCGTGTTGGTGAGCAAAGCCGGTCACTGCCTAAATGACCTTCTTTACAGGCAGCACTCTGGCCTCTTGCCCATTGAGGTTCCGATGGTTTTTGGTAACCACCCAGACTTGGCTTCGATTGCTGGCTTCTACTCGATTCCGTTTGAGCACAACAAGATTGAAACCGCCATCGACAAGGCACTTTTTGAAAAGCGCCTGCGCGAATTTATTCGTGAAAATGAGATTGAGCTGATTGTTCTAGCTCGCTACATGCAGATTCTCTCGCCCGAGTTCTGCAAGGAGTTTGAAGGCAAGATAATCAACATTCATCACTCCTTCCTACCTGGCTTCAAGGGCGCAAACCCTTATGCCCAAGCTCACGCTCGCGGCGTGAAGTTGATTGGCGCTACCGCTCACTTTGTCACCGAGGATCTGGACGAAGGTCCGATCATCGAACAAAACGTGACGAGAGTTGAGCACTCCGATTCCAAACAGCATCTGGTTCAAATCGGACAGGACGCGGAGTCAAAAACCCTGACTCAAGCGGTCAAGTGGTTCGCCGAACACCGCGTCCTGCTAGATGGTCAAAGAACCATCATTTTCCGATAG